A window of uncultured Litoreibacter sp. contains these coding sequences:
- a CDS encoding anti-sigma factor has product MTDSPDTPLTPEEENRVLAAEYTLRLMTADEERSFEARLAQDRALERDVAEWVAHFSDLAEDFAPVVPPKALKARLTNDLFGAPDKPASLWGRLGLWQGFSLVATAAAAVMAVMLVTQTAPEAPASGPLFVSEIAAEDDSLRVLAVYDGSTGGLRVTRTAGEPATGRDFELWAIVGDNPPRSLGVLTDDGTGNIALPEDLQGVVGGMVLAISDEPDGGSPTGAPTGAVLAVGEVTDI; this is encoded by the coding sequence ATGACCGACAGCCCAGACACCCCACTGACGCCGGAAGAAGAAAACCGAGTGCTCGCCGCCGAATACACGTTGCGGCTGATGACGGCGGATGAAGAACGCAGCTTCGAGGCCCGTTTGGCCCAAGACCGCGCGCTCGAGCGCGACGTCGCCGAATGGGTCGCGCATTTCTCAGACCTGGCAGAGGATTTTGCGCCCGTGGTGCCACCCAAAGCGCTGAAAGCCCGCCTGACGAATGATTTGTTCGGTGCGCCCGATAAGCCGGCCTCTCTCTGGGGGCGGTTGGGGCTGTGGCAGGGCTTTTCCCTCGTCGCGACGGCGGCTGCTGCCGTTATGGCTGTAATGCTTGTCACCCAAACGGCGCCTGAAGCCCCCGCCTCCGGCCCGCTCTTTGTCAGCGAGATTGCGGCTGAGGATGACAGCCTGCGCGTGCTGGCCGTCTATGACGGGTCCACTGGCGGGTTACGCGTCACCCGCACTGCAGGCGAGCCGGCCACGGGCCGCGACTTTGAACTTTGGGCCATCGTGGGCGACAATCCCCCCCGCTCGCTCGGCGTGCTTACCGATGACGGCACCGGCAACATCGCGTTGCCGGAGGACCTGCAAGGCGTGGTTGGCGGCATGGTGTTGGCGATTTCCGACGAACCTGACGGCGGCTCCCCCACCGGCGCGCCCACAGGCGCGGTGCTTGCGGTGGGTGAGGTGACGGATATTTAA
- a CDS encoding sigma-70 family RNA polymerase sigma factor, whose translation MTTMADIDRMISRVALGDRSAFSELYDATSAKLFGVALRVLNNTASAEDVLQETYMKIWRYADRYASNGLSPMTWLITIARNTAIDRLRATKQADDIADVEDRMAASGPTPEQSAIAGSEATRIIGCLDQLPDDRRAAVRGAYLEGDSYADLAAKFDVPLNTMRTWLRRSLIALRECMTQ comes from the coding sequence ATGACCACCATGGCAGATATTGACCGGATGATATCCCGGGTCGCATTGGGCGACCGATCCGCCTTCTCGGAACTTTATGATGCGACAAGCGCGAAACTTTTTGGGGTGGCGCTGCGTGTGTTGAACAATACCGCCAGTGCCGAGGACGTCTTGCAAGAGACCTACATGAAGATCTGGCGCTACGCGGATAGATACGCAAGCAATGGGTTAAGCCCGATGACATGGCTAATCACAATCGCGCGGAACACGGCGATCGACCGTCTGCGCGCCACCAAGCAGGCCGACGACATCGCAGATGTCGAGGACCGCATGGCTGCATCCGGCCCCACGCCGGAGCAATCGGCCATTGCAGGCTCTGAGGCCACGCGCATCATCGGCTGTCTGGACCAGTTGCCCGACGACCGCAGGGCTGCCGTCCGCGGCGCTTATCTGGAGGGGGACAGCTACGCCGATCTCGCGGCGAAATTTGACGTGCCGCTGAACACGATGCGCACATGGCTGCGACGCTCGCTGATCGCGCTCAGGGAGTGCATGACCCAATGA
- the lipB gene encoding lipoyl(octanoyl) transferase LipB yields the protein MPEWITSQGLTQYSDAVTWMETRAAAIAAGTAREAIWLVEHPPLYTAGTSAKREDLTDPDRFEVHETRRGGQYTYHGPGQRVAYVLLDLNTRGKDVRKFVQNLEAWVIATLAEFNVTGEIREGRVGVWVPRPEKPPLPDGTPREDKVAAIGVRLRKWVSFHGLSINVEPDLDHFSGIVPCGISDQGVTSLVDLGLPVTMGDVDDALKRTFGAHFPAP from the coding sequence TTGCCCGAATGGATTACCTCTCAAGGGCTGACCCAATACTCCGACGCGGTGACCTGGATGGAGACCCGCGCCGCCGCCATTGCCGCGGGCACCGCGCGCGAGGCGATCTGGCTGGTGGAGCACCCGCCGCTCTATACTGCAGGCACCTCCGCCAAGCGCGAGGATTTGACCGATCCGGACCGGTTCGAGGTGCACGAAACGCGGCGCGGCGGGCAATACACCTATCACGGGCCCGGACAGCGGGTCGCCTATGTGCTGTTGGACCTCAACACCCGCGGCAAGGATGTGCGCAAATTTGTGCAAAATCTGGAGGCCTGGGTCATCGCCACGCTGGCCGAATTCAACGTCACCGGCGAAATCCGTGAGGGCCGCGTCGGTGTCTGGGTCCCCCGCCCCGAAAAGCCCCCCCTGCCCGACGGCACCCCGCGCGAAGACAAAGTCGCGGCCATCGGGGTGCGTTTGCGCAAATGGGTCAGCTTTCACGGGCTGTCGATCAATGTCGAACCTGATCTGGACCATTTCAGCGGTATCGTCCCTTGCGGCATCTCCGATCAGGGGGTGACCTCGCTGGTCGATCTGGGGCTGCCGGTGACAATGGGCGATGTGGACGACGCGCTGAAACGCACTTTCGGCGCGCATTTCCCAGCCCCATAA
- a CDS encoding peptidoglycan-binding protein codes for MFIKQFTMACAAAAVMSVPAMTPAKADSGDFAAGIVAGVIGSAVVRNANKPKRTVRRSTRSTRAAKPRISSAQRAENREVQTALNYFGFPSGSPDGVFGKKTRAAVSNYQVHLGYAATGQLTSYEKDFLLQSYRRALAGGPTTTQQIAANPLGPRGLLNTYRDQAAGVVTAAAPTVQAAPSTTTVVALQPQVLPLQGGTTTTTTTTVSGTGAAATTGAALPNFLGTTEVASLASHCNQVSLITSTNGGFTTEANIVDASFALNEQFCLARTYAIAEGEQLVASVQGFTPQQIEQQCAGFGPAMAPHVAALSVKPSDQVSADVGKFVLNSGMAPAQLAGTAKICLSVGYRTDNMDVAIGSALILSVLGEQAYGELMGHHLAQGFGVTKRADLSTAWYEMGLNAVEQGATPVFNPGDPQRSALIRKAVFSGTSQSQNGTQPLVQPAGAALPTFSIQN; via the coding sequence ATGTTTATCAAACAATTTACAATGGCTTGCGCGGCGGCAGCGGTCATGTCGGTGCCGGCGATGACGCCCGCAAAAGCCGACTCAGGCGACTTTGCCGCTGGCATCGTGGCCGGCGTGATTGGCAGCGCGGTGGTCCGCAACGCCAACAAACCCAAGCGCACCGTGCGCCGGTCGACCCGGTCAACCCGCGCCGCCAAGCCTCGTATTTCGAGCGCCCAACGCGCCGAGAACCGCGAAGTGCAAACCGCATTGAACTATTTTGGTTTCCCGTCAGGTTCCCCCGACGGGGTGTTCGGCAAAAAGACCCGCGCCGCGGTGTCCAACTACCAGGTGCATCTGGGATACGCGGCGACGGGCCAGCTGACATCCTACGAGAAGGACTTCCTGCTGCAATCCTACCGCCGCGCCTTGGCTGGCGGGCCCACGACGACGCAGCAGATCGCCGCGAACCCGCTTGGCCCACGCGGTCTACTGAATACCTACCGCGACCAGGCGGCAGGGGTGGTGACCGCAGCCGCGCCGACCGTTCAGGCCGCGCCGTCCACCACCACCGTGGTGGCGCTGCAACCGCAAGTGCTGCCACTGCAGGGCGGAACGACAACCACAACGACGACCACCGTGTCGGGCACCGGCGCGGCGGCGACAACTGGCGCGGCGCTGCCGAATTTTCTTGGCACGACCGAAGTCGCCTCGTTGGCGTCACATTGCAATCAGGTGTCGCTGATCACCTCGACCAATGGCGGCTTCACCACGGAGGCCAACATCGTTGACGCGTCCTTCGCGTTGAACGAGCAGTTCTGCCTGGCACGCACCTATGCGATTGCAGAAGGTGAACAGCTGGTGGCCTCGGTACAAGGCTTCACCCCGCAGCAGATCGAACAGCAATGTGCAGGCTTCGGCCCGGCAATGGCGCCGCATGTGGCCGCGCTGTCGGTCAAACCGTCTGATCAGGTCTCTGCGGATGTGGGCAAGTTTGTTCTGAACTCGGGCATGGCCCCCGCACAATTGGCGGGCACCGCGAAGATTTGCCTGTCCGTGGGCTACCGCACCGACAACATGGATGTGGCCATCGGGTCCGCGCTGATCCTGAGCGTTTTGGGCGAGCAAGCTTACGGCGAGCTGATGGGCCACCACTTGGCGCAGGGCTTCGGCGTGACCAAGCGGGCCGATTTGTCCACGGCATGGTACGAGATGGGGCTGAACGCCGTCGAGCAAGGCGCGACGCCGGTCTTCAACCCGGGCGACCCGCAGCGCAGCGCGCTGATCCGCAAGGCCGTGTTCTCGGGCACCAGCCAGTCGCAGAATGGGACCCAGCCTTTGGTCCAGCCTGCAGGGGCGGCATTGCCGACCTTCAGCATCCAGAACTAG
- a CDS encoding fatty acid desaturase, whose amino-acid sequence MDHKAALARIPADVTSALNERENRAGLIHLAGHVGLICLVGLWIGLKAPLWPLLLPVQGILLVFLFTLEHEATHQTPFANATFNDWVGRACGLVLLLPFEWFRYFHLAHHRHTNDPEKDPELLSGGKPETWSAYLINVSGYTYWTKLPLQLLANATGNADAPYIPDRAKPRLQREARMMLGLYLLAAISLFLTPLLFWVWLLPMLLGQPFLRFYLLAEHSRCAFVANMLENTRTTYTNRVIRFIAWNMPYHAEHHAAPQVPFHKLPALNAHLRDQLAVTSKGYASFTRDSIGRLNR is encoded by the coding sequence ATGGATCACAAAGCCGCCCTCGCCCGTATCCCAGCCGACGTCACCTCCGCGTTGAATGAGCGAGAGAATCGCGCGGGGCTGATCCACCTCGCGGGTCATGTCGGGCTCATCTGCCTCGTGGGTCTGTGGATTGGCCTCAAAGCGCCGTTATGGCCGCTGCTGCTGCCCGTTCAAGGCATCCTCCTTGTTTTCCTCTTCACACTGGAACACGAGGCCACGCATCAGACCCCCTTTGCAAACGCCACATTCAACGACTGGGTCGGTCGCGCCTGCGGGCTGGTGCTGCTGCTGCCCTTCGAGTGGTTCCGCTATTTCCACCTCGCCCACCACCGCCACACCAATGACCCCGAGAAGGACCCAGAGCTTCTGTCCGGCGGCAAACCCGAAACTTGGAGCGCCTATCTCATCAACGTCTCCGGCTACACCTACTGGACCAAGCTGCCCCTGCAGCTTTTGGCAAATGCAACGGGCAATGCCGACGCCCCCTACATCCCTGATCGCGCCAAACCGCGCCTGCAACGGGAGGCCCGCATGATGCTGGGTCTTTATCTGCTCGCCGCGATCAGCCTTTTCTTGACGCCATTGCTCTTCTGGGTCTGGCTCCTGCCGATGCTTTTGGGCCAGCCCTTCCTGCGCTTCTACCTTTTGGCCGAACACAGCCGCTGCGCCTTTGTGGCCAATATGCTGGAAAACACCCGCACCACTTACACAAACCGCGTCATCCGCTTCATCGCCTGGAACATGCCCTACCATGCGGAACACCACGCTGCCCCGCAGGTGCCGTTCCACAAGCTGCCCGCGTTGAATGCGCATCTGCGCGACCAGCTGGCGGTGACAAGCAAGGGGTACGCAAGTTTCACCCGCGACAGCATTGGGCGCCTCAATCGCTAA
- a CDS encoding ABC transporter ATP-binding protein gives MTDAFVAFDRVQKSYDGETLVVKDLNLAMPKGEFLTMLGPSGSGKTTCLMMLAGFETATHGEIRLDGREINNIPPHKRGIGMVFQNYALFPHMTVGENLAFPLEVRGLSKDERETKVKRALEMVELGDFAARRPAQLSGGQQQRVALARALVFEPELVLMDEPLGALDKQLREQMQFEITNISHQLGVTVVYVTHDQTEALTMSDRVAVFEDGRIQQLAPPEDLYERPDNSFVAQFIGENNKLAGKVKSVARDIATVELASGKTTKALAVNCGPAGSETLISIRPERVNIGGKGANVTEAHVKELIYLGDHIRCRLDVHGNDEFVVKVPNSAGHEHLSVGETTKISWAAEDARALDAL, from the coding sequence ATGACAGACGCCTTCGTGGCGTTTGACCGCGTGCAAAAAAGCTATGACGGCGAAACACTAGTCGTCAAAGACCTTAACCTTGCAATGCCGAAAGGCGAGTTCTTGACCATGCTTGGGCCGTCCGGCTCTGGCAAGACCACCTGCCTGATGATGCTGGCAGGCTTTGAGACCGCGACCCATGGCGAAATCCGGCTGGACGGGCGGGAGATCAACAACATCCCCCCACATAAGCGCGGCATCGGCATGGTGTTCCAAAACTACGCGCTGTTTCCGCATATGACGGTGGGGGAGAACCTTGCCTTCCCACTGGAAGTGCGTGGTCTTAGCAAGGACGAGCGCGAAACCAAAGTGAAACGCGCGCTGGAGATGGTTGAGCTTGGCGATTTCGCCGCCCGCCGGCCCGCGCAACTCTCCGGCGGCCAACAGCAACGTGTGGCCTTGGCCCGCGCATTGGTGTTTGAGCCTGAGCTGGTGCTGATGGACGAGCCACTGGGCGCGCTGGACAAGCAGCTGCGCGAGCAGATGCAGTTTGAGATCACCAACATCTCGCACCAGCTGGGCGTGACGGTGGTCTACGTGACCCACGACCAGACGGAGGCGCTGACTATGTCGGACCGCGTCGCCGTTTTTGAAGACGGGCGCATCCAGCAGCTGGCCCCGCCGGAAGACCTGTATGAACGTCCCGACAACAGCTTTGTTGCGCAGTTTATTGGCGAAAACAACAAGTTGGCAGGCAAAGTTAAGTCGGTTGCGCGCGACATCGCCACAGTAGAATTGGCCAGCGGCAAGACCACCAAGGCATTGGCCGTCAATTGCGGGCCTGCGGGAAGCGAGACATTGATCTCGATCCGGCCAGAGCGGGTGAATATCGGCGGCAAGGGCGCGAATGTGACCGAGGCGCATGTGAAAGAGCTGATCTATCTCGGCGACCACATCCGCTGCCGACTGGATGTGCATGGAAATGACGAATTTGTGGTGAAAGTGCCGAACTCGGCGGGCCACGAACACCTGTCAGTGGGGGAAACCACCAAGATTTCGTGGGCGGCGGAAGACGCCCGCGCGCTTGATGCCCTCTGA
- a CDS encoding ABC transporter substrate-binding protein, whose product MKKTLILTTALVGTAFAANAAEVTVMSWGGAYTKSQVEAYHKPFTAETGIAVNSVDSDNPATPIKAQVEAGNVTVDVADVEFSDAVRLCDEGLLEEIDTSALPAAPDGTPAADDFIEGALQDCAVANIVWSTVFAYNKDNNPTAPDSIDDFFNIADFPGKRGLRKSAKATLEMALMADGVPADEVYGILETDEGVDRAFAKLDTIKDDIVWWEAGAQPPQLLADGEVTMSTAYNGRIFNAAVAEGQPLEVVWDGQILDFDLFVIPKGAPNKEEALKFISFSTDTQRLADQASWISYGPARKSSGALVGKYSDGETDMAPHMPTAAANLGNALVNNFEFWVDRDAELNERFNAWLAQ is encoded by the coding sequence ATGAAAAAGACACTTATCCTGACGACAGCGCTTGTCGGCACGGCTTTCGCAGCAAACGCTGCCGAAGTGACCGTCATGAGCTGGGGCGGCGCCTACACCAAGTCGCAAGTCGAAGCGTATCACAAACCGTTCACTGCTGAGACCGGCATTGCCGTAAACTCCGTGGACAGCGACAACCCTGCGACCCCAATCAAGGCGCAAGTGGAAGCCGGCAACGTGACCGTTGACGTGGCGGACGTTGAATTCTCCGACGCCGTGCGTCTGTGCGACGAAGGCCTGCTGGAAGAAATCGACACCTCCGCGCTGCCAGCGGCACCTGATGGCACACCTGCCGCTGACGACTTCATCGAAGGCGCGCTGCAGGATTGCGCCGTGGCGAACATCGTTTGGTCCACTGTTTTTGCATACAACAAGGACAACAACCCAACCGCGCCTGACAGCATCGACGACTTCTTCAACATTGCCGACTTCCCCGGCAAGCGCGGCCTGCGCAAGTCGGCCAAAGCAACGCTGGAAATGGCCCTGATGGCGGACGGCGTTCCGGCTGATGAAGTCTATGGCATCCTCGAAACTGACGAAGGTGTGGACCGGGCATTTGCCAAGCTCGACACCATCAAGGACGACATCGTCTGGTGGGAAGCCGGCGCGCAGCCTCCACAGCTGTTGGCTGATGGCGAAGTCACCATGTCCACTGCTTATAACGGCCGTATCTTCAACGCAGCCGTTGCCGAAGGTCAGCCTTTGGAAGTTGTCTGGGACGGCCAAATTCTGGACTTCGACCTGTTCGTGATCCCGAAGGGCGCGCCGAACAAAGAAGAAGCTCTGAAGTTCATCTCCTTCTCGACAGACACACAGCGTCTGGCAGACCAAGCGTCCTGGATTTCCTACGGGCCTGCCCGTAAGTCCTCCGGCGCGCTGGTTGGCAAATACTCGGACGGCGAAACCGACATGGCACCTCACATGCCAACGGCTGCAGCCAACCTGGGCAACGCCCTGGTCAACAACTTCGAGTTCTGGGTTGACCGGGACGCCGAGTTGAACGAGCGCTTCAACGCTTGGTTGGCTCAATAA
- a CDS encoding DUF1330 domain-containing protein produces MPKGYWMVHVTVTDPENYAEYVRLDTPIVERFGGKFLVRGGTSEAPEAPQKDRHVVVEFPSYQAALDCYNSDDYLAAAKIRIANSDSDIVVVEGT; encoded by the coding sequence ATGCCCAAAGGTTACTGGATGGTGCATGTCACCGTGACCGACCCGGAAAATTATGCGGAATATGTGCGCCTTGATACCCCCATTGTGGAGCGGTTCGGCGGCAAATTCCTCGTGCGCGGCGGCACATCGGAGGCCCCTGAGGCCCCGCAGAAGGACCGCCATGTCGTGGTGGAATTCCCCAGCTACCAAGCCGCACTCGATTGCTACAACTCGGACGACTACCTTGCTGCGGCCAAAATCCGCATCGCCAATTCGGACAGCGACATTGTCGTTGTCGAGGGGACATAA
- a CDS encoding ABC transporter permease: MADATYAGPMGTEGAAGTLTTADGKPLKAALNAAQSKARWRAFFLVAPLFIFVLFTFVAPIGQLLHRSVHNPGFTTHTDLSTKVETPIMVDLRAWFKDNPRGTEPDEAAYAALVSDLVVLREMKAPGSVGTRINYERSGSRSMFTKAARRAAKLEPPFKEAMLELDEDWADPEMWSAMRGASSAYTGNFYYAALDRTIGLDGGVTQVDPKRQVYVKLFQRTLFLSLLITFVCFVLAYPIAHLLATLPLRYSNLLMIFVLLPFWTSLLVRTTSWMVLLQSQGVVNDALVGSGVLADESRIQMMYNQTGTIVAMVHILLPFMVLPLYSVMRPINPSYVRAARSLGATSWTAFRRIYFPQTVPGIGAGALLVFILAVGYYITPALVGGADGQLISNLIAFHMQKSLNWSLAAALASILLFGVLVLYWLYDRLVGIDNLKLG, from the coding sequence ATGGCTGACGCTACCTATGCCGGACCCATGGGCACGGAGGGGGCCGCGGGCACCCTGACCACCGCTGATGGGAAGCCGTTGAAGGCCGCGCTGAACGCGGCGCAATCCAAGGCCCGCTGGCGCGCGTTCTTCCTGGTGGCCCCGCTGTTCATATTCGTGCTGTTCACCTTTGTGGCCCCGATTGGCCAGCTGTTGCACCGCTCCGTCCACAACCCCGGCTTCACCACCCATACCGACCTGAGCACCAAGGTGGAGACGCCGATCATGGTGGACCTGCGCGCGTGGTTCAAAGACAACCCGCGCGGCACTGAACCGGACGAGGCGGCCTATGCCGCGCTGGTCAGCGACCTGGTGGTGTTGCGGGAGATGAAGGCCCCGGGTTCGGTGGGGACGCGGATCAACTACGAGCGCTCCGGCTCCCGGTCCATGTTCACCAAAGCGGCCCGTCGCGCGGCGAAATTGGAGCCGCCCTTCAAGGAGGCGATGCTGGAACTGGATGAAGACTGGGCCGACCCCGAAATGTGGTCCGCCATGCGCGGCGCGTCATCCGCCTATACGGGGAATTTCTACTACGCGGCTTTGGACCGGACCATTGGGTTGGACGGCGGCGTCACACAAGTGGACCCCAAACGGCAAGTCTATGTGAAGCTGTTTCAGCGCACCCTGTTCCTGTCGCTGCTGATCACCTTCGTCTGCTTCGTGCTGGCCTACCCAATCGCGCATCTGCTGGCGACGCTGCCCTTGCGCTACTCCAACCTGTTGATGATTTTCGTGCTGCTGCCCTTTTGGACATCGCTTTTGGTGAGGACCACCAGTTGGATGGTGCTCCTGCAATCGCAAGGCGTGGTCAACGACGCGTTGGTGGGGTCAGGCGTGCTGGCCGACGAGAGCCGCATACAGATGATGTACAATCAGACCGGAACCATTGTGGCGATGGTGCATATCCTGCTACCCTTCATGGTGCTGCCGCTTTATTCCGTGATGCGACCCATCAACCCGAGCTATGTGCGCGCCGCGCGCTCGCTGGGGGCCACCAGCTGGACCGCGTTTCGGCGTATCTATTTTCCGCAGACCGTCCCGGGTATCGGGGCAGGGGCGCTGCTCGTGTTCATCCTGGCTGTGGGCTACTATATCACGCCGGCGCTGGTTGGCGGGGCTGACGGGCAGCTTATCTCGAACCTCATCGCATTCCACATGCAGAAATCGCTGAATTGGTCGCTGGCGGCCGCGCTCGCGTCGATCCTGCTCTTTGGGGTGCTTGTTCTCTACTGGCTCTACGACCGGCTCGTGGGCATCGACAATCTGAAGCTGGGATAA
- a CDS encoding ABC transporter permease: protein MALPTHADTLERVWHYAYLIICALIFLFLIAPILIVIPLSFNAEPYFTFTEKMLKLDPTGYSSRWYDLLLTFGMQEPDSTRDGSWWADAWQNSAWIGAAWNSIVIGFFSTLLATVLGTIAALGLSRPEMPYRRAIMAILISPMIVPIIITATGLFFFYSAVGLANSYPGIVMAHATLGIPFVIITVTATLVGFDHSLTRAAANLGANPTTTFFKITMPLILPGVISGALFAFVTSFDEVVVVLFVAAHDQQTIPRQMWNGIREQISPAILSVATILVIISILLLTTVEILRRRSERLRGISPG from the coding sequence ATGGCCTTACCAACACATGCCGATACTCTTGAGCGCGTCTGGCACTACGCTTACCTGATCATCTGCGCGCTGATCTTCCTGTTCTTGATCGCGCCAATCCTGATCGTGATTCCGTTGTCGTTCAACGCCGAGCCCTATTTCACCTTCACCGAGAAAATGCTGAAGCTGGATCCAACGGGCTATTCGTCTCGCTGGTACGACCTGCTTCTAACCTTCGGGATGCAAGAGCCTGATAGCACGCGTGACGGCAGCTGGTGGGCGGATGCCTGGCAGAACTCGGCCTGGATCGGAGCGGCCTGGAACTCGATTGTCATCGGCTTTTTCTCGACCCTGCTGGCCACCGTTCTGGGCACGATTGCTGCGCTGGGCCTGTCGCGTCCCGAGATGCCTTATCGCCGCGCTATCATGGCCATTTTGATCTCGCCGATGATCGTACCGATCATCATTACTGCGACGGGGCTGTTCTTCTTCTACTCGGCCGTGGGGCTTGCCAATAGCTACCCCGGCATCGTGATGGCGCATGCGACGCTGGGCATCCCCTTTGTGATCATCACAGTCACGGCCACTCTGGTGGGTTTTGACCATTCGCTGACCCGTGCGGCGGCCAACCTTGGGGCAAACCCGACCACCACGTTTTTCAAGATCACCATGCCGCTGATCCTGCCAGGCGTCATCTCCGGCGCGCTTTTCGCCTTTGTGACAAGCTTTGACGAGGTTGTTGTGGTGTTGTTCGTCGCAGCCCATGACCAGCAAACCATTCCACGCCAGATGTGGAACGGCATCCGCGAACAGATCAGCCCGGCGATCCTGTCGGTCGCGACCATTCTGGTCATCATCTCGATCCTGCTGCTGACCACGGTGGAGATATTGCGCCGCCGCTCCGAGCGGCTACGCGGCATTTCCCCAGGTTAA
- a CDS encoding Hint domain-containing protein: MPNYDIYILPESEISISGGEQLDGVTQGDGSHLVGETITLNSNMWQAVGITDNNNNFADSQGSNQTLTDAVTLDDPVTGVPETFAAGTNVEAEYALTVTDGTNTYTVIAFNISTGSPAYGTVEALAFIGPVAGFPPIGVPLTVVSNQEGPSNPSEDHASPPCFGKGTMIRTPDGERPVEELRVGDLVETLEHGARPIVWTGTCTYPAAGRFAPIRFDAGVLGNSRALWLSPQHRVQFKGWQADYLFGERAVLVAAHSFVDGRTVRRVEGSFVTYFHVMFDRHEIIFSEGVPTESFFAGDTTLRAMDEDTRAELRLLFPDLEQGVDMHARTVLKTLKAPEARVLLDL; this comes from the coding sequence ATGCCCAATTACGACATATATATTTTGCCCGAATCCGAGATTTCGATCTCGGGGGGAGAGCAGCTTGACGGCGTCACTCAGGGCGACGGTTCTCACCTTGTGGGCGAAACCATCACGCTGAATTCGAATATGTGGCAGGCGGTTGGGATCACCGACAACAATAACAATTTCGCCGACAGTCAGGGATCGAACCAGACGCTGACCGATGCGGTGACACTGGATGACCCCGTGACAGGCGTGCCCGAGACCTTTGCGGCCGGCACCAATGTGGAAGCCGAATACGCGCTGACGGTGACGGATGGGACGAACACCTACACCGTAATCGCGTTCAACATCTCTACCGGGTCACCCGCCTATGGCACGGTTGAGGCATTGGCCTTCATCGGCCCAGTGGCCGGTTTCCCGCCCATTGGGGTGCCGCTGACTGTTGTCTCCAATCAGGAAGGACCGTCCAACCCATCAGAAGACCACGCGTCCCCACCTTGTTTTGGCAAGGGCACTATGATCCGCACTCCGGATGGGGAGCGGCCTGTAGAAGAGCTACGGGTCGGTGACTTGGTTGAAACGCTGGAACACGGCGCCCGCCCGATAGTTTGGACGGGGACCTGCACTTATCCTGCGGCGGGCCGGTTTGCGCCGATCCGCTTTGACGCGGGGGTGCTGGGCAACAGCCGGGCCTTGTGGCTGTCACCGCAGCACCGGGTGCAATTCAAGGGCTGGCAGGCGGACTACCTGTTTGGGGAGCGCGCTGTTCTGGTGGCTGCGCATAGCTTTGTGGACGGCCGCACGGTGCGCCGGGTCGAAGGGAGCTTTGTTACCTATTTCCACGTGATGTTTGATCGTCACGAGATCATCTTCTCGGAAGGTGTACCAACCGAAAGCTTCTTCGCCGGTGACACCACGTTGCGTGCGATGGATGAGGACACAAGGGCGGAGCTGCGGCTGCTGTTTCCCGACTTAGAGCAGGGGGTCGACATGCACGCGCGGACCGTGCTGAAAACGCTAAAGGCGCCTGAAGCAAGGGTTTTGCTGGACCTTTAA